The nucleotide sequence ATTCTGGCGCTGCTCGGGGGTAAGCGCTAACCAGCGAGAATTTTCTACCCAAGCGGCATCGGGAGAGCGATCGCCGCCACCTGGCAGCTTGAATAGAGTAGATGAGCTAAACACTTTGCCAAGCTGGGTTTGGCGGTTCCAGAGGGTTAAATCTGCGCCCAACTCCATTTCACGACTGCCGCTATCGCCGCCTACAGGTGCCATGACAATGAGTGCTCCTTGGGCATTGCGCTCTAGAGGCGTATTTGGGTTGCTGAGACACAGCTGATAAAACTGCTCATCAGTCAGGTGAACGTCGCTCAGGTCCAGCGTAATTGGCAGCATCAGCGAGGACATACGGGGCTCCAGTCTGAGACCTAGCTTTATGATGCCGTATCGTAGAGTGTGCGATCGCAAGCCAAAAACAGCAGCCCCTAATGGTCGGAGCAAAACCGCTGCCACCGGCCAAAAATCTTTAGTTTGGACGATATTCAAGCCGGGTCTGCTCTGGCATAGTCGGGAGGTACGACCCACTGCTGAGTTTGGAGAAGCCCTCTTGGTCCCCGTCAAAGACTACAATCCCATTAACACGACGCCCTACGTCACCTATGGGCTGATTGCGCTCAATATTTTGATTTTTATCTACGAGCTAACGCTGCCCTCTTACTCCCTGCTAGGTTTCTTTAGAACTTGGGCTGTGGTGCCTGCGGAGCTATCGACCAGCTTTGCCACTGGAGTTTCGGCAGTCAATATCGAAGAGTGGCTAACACTGGTGTCGGCGCAGTTTCTCCACGGCGGCTTTTTGCATGTTGCTGGCAACATGCTTTATCTATGGATTTTCGGCAACAACGTCGAAGATCGGTTGGGACACGTCAAGTTTTTGATTTTCTATCTGCTCTGCGGCACGATTGCAGGGCTGGCTCAGTGGTTCTTTGCGCCTTTTTCTGAAGTGCCTTCACTGGGGGCGAGTGGTGCGATCGCAGGGGTGATGGGGGCCTACATTTTCCGGTTCCCCGATGTTCGCATTCTGACGATTGTGCCGCTGGGTCCATTCCCCTTTCCTGTGCGGATTCCGGCAATTTTCTACCTGGGCATCTGGTTTCTGCAGCAGGCGGCCTATGGGGTAGCAAGTCTTGAGGCTCCTACCAATATCGGTATGGAAAACGGCGGTGTTGCCTACTGGGCGCACGCAGGCGGCTTTGTAATTGGAGCGTTACTGGGGCCGCTCTTTGGTCTGTTTAGAGGCCAAGATAATACCATTCCGGTTGAAATTGCTGAGTCGGAACAGCCAAACCCCTAGGAAATTTTGTAAAGGCCCCATGTACTTTGGGAACTTCTCCTAGCGGCAACCGTCCAAAGAATGTAGGCCCAAAGCTGAAACCGTCTGCAATTTGGGTTAGGGTTCGATAGGTTGCTCTGTGGTTTGCAGGGACAAGCGTTGCTGGTTAACTGGCAATGCTTATTGGGGGACTTAAAGATGCGATCGCACAGCAACCTATCTCAAAACCAACTCAATAAAGCTGGGTCTCCTACGCTCACCGCCGCAATCAGTAGGTTGCTATGAAACGAATTCTCTTAAGTGCTTTGCCGCTGCTGGTATTTCCGGTGCTGGCTGTCGCTCCAGTTCAGGCCCAGACCAGACCCAACCAGCCTGCTATTTTTGTTCAAACGCCCACAGGCCCAGTCCGGGCAACTTTGGGCGGGGATAAACCGCTTTATCTCAACAACGACACGACCTATGAATACACCCTGCGAACTGAGGTAGCAACCTCAGCCAATGGCATAACCTGGCCCGTTGGAACCCTAATTCGCGGTCAGTTTGAGCCAGTGCAAGGGGGCCTGCGCTACGTCGCCACCTCGGCTGAAGTCAATGGTCGGGTAGTAACGCTGCGGGCAGTTTCCGACACCCTCCACGATGTCAAAGACCCCCGCGAAACCGGCGCTGGCGCTATTTTGACCGATGCGGCGATTGGTGCGGCTGGAGGCGCTGTTATTGGCGGCATCTTGGGCGGCGGCATCGGCATTGGTGAAGTCATCGGCGGCGCGGCTGCCGGAGCCGTTATTGGCAACGTTACAGCGCAGCGTGTCGTGGTCATTGAGCCAAACCAGTCGATTGTGTTGACGCCTCAGTAAAATAGTAAGTCGTGAATGAGAAAAGGAGGGGTGGCAATCGTCATTCCTCCTTCTCTTGTGTAAATGCAATGGTCAAAGACTGGTCTATCTGGGCCAGTGCCTATCTTTTCCTATCACTAGACGAACGACTTCCTAGGTGTAATCTCCCTGCGCCTCGTCGTAAAACGTATTTGCGTAGTAAGCAATGAGTTCATAGCACATCGATATCCTAGTGCAGCCGACATCAGTTTGCGAGTTTTAGAAATTGTGGGATGGATGAGATCCCACGACTCATCTTCTCACTCAGTCCTACCATTTACAGGCTAGGACGTGTCACTCGAATAAGCTCGCCAGCAATTGTGTCTTTGCCTTTGAGTAGCTTATGAATGTTGGCTGCGTAGTTGTCCCAATCAAGATTTTTGGAGCAGACAATAATGCCTGCATGCGCAGTCAGTTGTCCATGCAGGCGAACAAAATCACGGCGATTTTCAGTAATGCGGCCCGATTTTCCTGAATTGCGAACTGTAGGACTTCTTCATCAGGAACTCGCTGGTTTGCTTGGCCTGCTTCTTGAACCGTTAGTAAGTCATATTCAATGGCTCGTAGACGCTGCACGACGGGAAGCGGAAACTGCTCGTCTGCATATAGGCGAAGCACTTCTACGCTGCCTCATTTTGGCGAATGGCTGCTTCAACTTCATCCGTGAAGACGGTGTCATAAGCCCAGGCGTTAGCCAGGTCTGTTGCTGTCAATTGTGGATAAGCTTCTAAAATTTGGGCGTCACTTGCGCCTAGACGCCGGTAGTGAACCAAATCCCAGACGGGAATACGAGTTCCTACAATGCAGGCGTCGCCACCAACCACACCCGGTGACTTCTCGATGCCTGTCCAGGTACCGCTGAGACTTTGAACTAGAAGCTGCACTGCCTGAGCCTTTTCTGCGGGGGACAAGGCGAGCAGATACGGCTGTAGGTCTTGAAGGGTCATTGGGGTTACTGGCTAAAACCTATATTGCTCAGACAGTAGACTCGCTAACCAGTTTCATTAGAGATGAAGAGAACGGCAACGGTAGTTGTGCGGGGAGCTACAGAGCGTAACTAACTCATTATACGAAGATTATACGAAGAAATATTATGCGACATCTGAGGTTGAACATAGGGACCATGAATGCGATCGCAACAAAGGATCGGTCTTTACCCATCGCATTCCCCTGACCTGGCTTTATGGCCTTGCTAGGATGGGGCAAAACTGTGGAGTTGGCTTTTATGCACCCTTTACCGCTGCTGATTGGTTCGACAACCCTGCTCGGCTTTGGCTACTTTTGCTTTGATCTCTACCGCAACCGACGTAGGCTCTCGGAAAAGCCTGAAGTTGATATGGTTTGCTATGACGTTTTGCCTCTCGATGGCGCTGATTCGTCAGCCGTGAATCATGCTGTAGGTGAAGCAAGCCAATGTATCGATGGTGGGTTAGGGCACTGTGTGGATGCGATTTCCCACGCTTTTCATCAATAAGAAATTAAAACTGTGAAGAAGTAGGTGGCTCCAGGTGTTTTAGCACAGCGATATTGCATACAGTAGTGCGATCGCAACACCCCTAGAATTGACAGGCGAAGGTGTAATTACAATAGTTGGAATTTGTGTTGAGTTTCGCTTGCTCAACACTAACCTACAGGAGGCTATTCGAGATTGTCGCAGTTGCCTAGGTAGAGCTGTACAAAGGTTTCGGCGGCTTCGGGGTTGAGTTGCCGCAGGGCTTCTTTGATTTCAAATATGATGTCGCCCGCTGGGTCGCGTTGTTCTAGTACCCAGCGGTTTACGTTGGGCCGAGCTACGCCCATTGTCATCGCCAGCTTGTTCTGGCTGATGCCGTACATTTCCAAAACCTGCTTAAGAGCTTTTCCCACACGCGCCATGCCCCGATTGTGTCAGAGGCTCATCACTGCGTAAATGTAACCAGATTGGTACTATCTGTGGCATAGTAAATAGTACCAATCTGGTTACATCGCTTGAGGTGATTTCATGCTGCAAGACAGCTTTGGTCAGGATCGGCAAATTGCTTCGAATAAAGAGAAAGGGCAAGTTTGTCTGCCCTCTGGGGAATTCATAGGCGTTGCAGAAAACCCATCTCCAGAGGATGTGGCAGCATTTCTCACTTCCGACCCCTCAGACACCACTCCCACTGCCCCAACACCTTTCTCCTCCCCCCTCAACTTTCTCCTCCCCCCTCACTCCTCACTGCGATGGCCCTTGGCCAGTCTCTGACCATCGCGAACCCGTTCGCATCCTTGTAGTCGGCACTGCCCACGGCATTGATACCATCGTCCATACCCTCTATGCCAAAGGCTTTGCTCACATCAGCGAGTGGAGCCGCCTCATGCCCCACAGCCCCGGCAAGCTCATGCGTATCCTCACCCGCTACGTGCGATTGGATTAGAGGAGAGCTGCCTTTCAAAGAAAATGCGATCGCACATTTCCCGCCAGTCCTGGCCCCCAAAATACGCTACAGAAAAAGCCGGTCCCGATGTAGCACCTGTGGGACCGGCTTTGAGGAACTGTTTGAGGTGAACGTTTAGCCAGAGCGCTCTAGGTCTGATCTTGAATCATCCGTACCTGCCGCGACGGGCCAAACACCTGGTCAATGTTTGAGACCTCTAGAACGTTGTCAGAGAGCATGGTAGACACCTTCAAACGGGTGCCGCCCTCCATCGGGACATTAAACCGCCGCCGAATGGTTGAGCCGTTGATGTTGGCTTCCACCTCGACCTGGGCATCCACCCGATCGCTAGCGGGCATTACATCAATGCCGCCTAGACCGGGGCGCAGATTGAACTGCAAGTTGCGATCGCGACTGCCCGGCAGCTGGTTGATCTTAACCTTGATGCGATCGCGGCCAACCCCCAGCTTTTGATCAATCTCCATTTGCATCAGCTTGTCGCGATCGGGCTTCACTTGGAGCATATTTTTGCTGGTGTCCATGTCCTTACAGGTGACTTCCGTTTGCTCGGCTGTTGCCATCCCCGAAGTCATCAGGAACTGGTTTAGCCCCTGCTTGAGGGCATAGCGGAACTGACCATCGCGCACCCCGCGCACCTCATGTCGGAAGTCTCCTAGCCGATTTGCCTGCACAGCATTGACTAACATTTCGCGGGTCGCGGGCTGCAGGCTTTCGAGCACCGCCGGATCGTTCACGACCCGATGCAGCGTCCGAGCTTCGATTAGCTCAGTGGGCAAGGGGTCGTTGCGCACTGCGTCCCGAATTGCGCGCAGACCCCGGCTGTCTGCCAGTTCCCCTAATGCCAGGTGGGAGAGAACTGCTGGGGAAACTGCGCCTGCCCCTAGCACCACGTTGTTGTTCGTTGGGTTCATGCGCATCAGCAGTTCACCTGCCACCGTGCCCTTGCCCTGAGACTGGTCATAGCCCTTAAAGCCTACAAAGTAGCCGTTGAGCGGGCGACCATTTTGCAGCTGACTAGTGGCGCGACTGCCAAACGCATTGATGTCGTTGCCATTCAAGTCAGTGATGCTGGCGGTTTCGGCATCGTCACCCAAAATCAGAATCGTACCCGACAGAATCAGCAGAATAGCGTCCCAGATGGGCGTGCGTGGAGCCGTGTTGAGCGCGCTAAAAGGCATATAGTGCAGCCGTCCGCCACTCCAAGCCCCGCCGCGGTACGTGCTATCCCCCATGTACTCAAAGGTGTTGTCATCGGGGTTGACCGTCAGCGTCCGCAGTTGGTTAGGGAAGATAGGATCGCAAATGGTCATCTTCCAGGGCTTGGTGCTGCTGTCCCAGCCCACCGGCAAAATGCAGTGAGGTGCGCCACTGAAGTTGTAGTTTTGGGCCACACACAGCACCGGATGATTGCCCCGATTAAACTCCGCCCGTGTGCGGTTAAATACGTCCTTCGGATCGTGAGTATTGCCGGTGACAAACTCCTTCATAAACCACCAAATGGCGCTGGCCCCCACTTGATAGCAATGCTTCACGTTGAGCTCAGGCCGCACCGTATTCCAATCAGTAAAGCGGTTCAGCGGCAGCGAAAACAGGCTCGAATTTTTGCGGGCATAAATCGCCTCTAGCGACATGCCAAAGCAGTTGCCGTTTTCCGCCAGGTCTTTAACCACCAGCTCATAAAAAGCTTTTTCTAGCCAATCCGTTGCGTCCCACCATTCGGCTTCGCTATCCACGTCAGAAAAGGCACTGGCGTACTGCGAATAAGACAGGTTATCAGTACCCCGGTTCACCACACCCCAAAACTTCTCAGTCTCCGACAGGCTATTGATATTTACCTGCGGCTTCACCGAAGCCATGATGGCGTTGATCCTGCTAAAAGCGCCTGAGTTCAAAATGCCGCCATTTTCCCGCAGGCCCCAAGCGTTGGCCATATTGAGCACTTTAGTCCAGGTGCCAATATGGTCATCGTTGCCGGGGTCAGCGTCCCACACGTCTACCGTCAGCGTCACGGTTTTGTTGACGTTGGGCGTGATGACGTTGGGAATCGTGAGGTTGAGGTCAATGATGTTTTTGTTGCCGAAATCACCATCGGAGGGATGCCGTTTGCTGTAGAGCGTGCTGCTTCCTTCCTGCAGCGTAACTTTGACATAAATGTCGTTTTGACCCATGCCCCACCCTTCGGTTTCATCGGTGTCAATGCGGCCAATAAAGACCTTGAAGGGACGAGCAATAATGATGGACGACCCGCTGCCGTACCAGAGCAAGCTGCCCGTTTGAAAGGTGTTATGGCGGCCTGGAGAGGCCCCTGGAATGTCCTTTTCGTCGGAGGTGGGGAAGCCTAGTTCTCCGGCCGGGCCGCCTAAATCTAGATACTTCCGGCGAATATCGCCATGCACTTCAAACGTTCCGGTTTGACCGCTCCAATACACGGTGCAGTGCTCAAACTCGGAGAACTTGCCCACCACGGCACCGTTCTTTCTCACGTCTGATTCATTGGTGATGGGAAAGCCCCATTTGCTAGGACCGCCCAGGGTTAAATACTTGGTCAGAATGTTGCCGTGGACTTCGTGGGCGTTGGTGTCGCTGTCTTTGAAGTACATGCGGCAATTCTGAAATTCCTGCTCCAGGCCACCCGCAATCCGTTGGGCTGCTTTAGTAGGGAACCCCAGCGCCCGGGACTCTCCCAGCGCTTCGTAGTCTAGGTAAATCTGGCCGAGCACAGGCACTGCGCCGGTGTTGCTAGACCAGTAGATCGCTCCTTTCGAAAAGATGCTCTTGCGTCCATTGGGGTTGGTTGCTTTTTCCTCGTCGCTGACCAGGTAGCCCAACGCCGTGCGATTGGGCATAGCCTGGTACTGAGTGTAGATACTGCCATGGATCTCAAAGGCGGCCCCAATGCCGTCGTGATACATCAGGGCACCCTTGTCGTAGCGCTGCACGTAGGCGTCAATGGCCTGGTCATAGGTGAGGGCGCTGGCGGCGGCTCCCAGGTTATGGGTTGCGCGGAGAGACTCTAGCTTGTGGGTGATAAACCATTCGGGGTGTTCCCGGCGCTCGTCCAGGGCGGCCTCTAAATCCTTGGGAATGCCCGCCAGCCACTGAACAGCAGCAAATTTGCCGTCAAAGTGGTTGCGCTGGCCATCGACCCAGGTGCCAATGTATAGGTCAGAGCCCGCCAAAGGCTCTATGCGCCCTTGGGGAAAGGCGTGAACCGATACGATGCGCCCGTCTACAAACAGCGCCACCGTGTCGATGTCGTACACCAGATCGGCGGTGTACCACTGGTTTACCTTAAGACCTGTCGCAAACTGGCTGGTTGCTGCTTGCCACCCGTGGGCTTTGGGGGCAACGGAAGCCACCAGATCGAAATCGGTTGTTCCTGCCCGGGGCGTTAGAAATAGAGCAAAGGGCAGCCGGTTTGATTCAATCAGGTTTTGGCGTTGGTCAACTGGGCCATTGGCCTGGAACACAACGCGCAGAGTGAATTGGCGAAAATCAACGGCCAGGCCTGCTACCTGCACCGATGCCCGCCCGTTTTTGCCCATGTCAACGGCTTTGGGATAGTTGCCCAGAGGGGTCATTCTAGGGCCATCTGTGACGGTTGCGGACTGCACCAGGGTGGTCAGAGAGCCACCTACATCGGCTGCGGCTGAGTGTCGAATGGGGGTTGCCAGAGAGCCATCAGGATTGGAGAGCTGAAGGCTGTCAAACGTAAAGTCAACGAGTGTTCTTACCATAGTGATTTCTGGCTAATTGCCAATTGAGGGGGGTTTTGGCTGCACTAAAAAATCAGGACCCAATAAAGGGTCTATGGGTCTTTCCTGATTTCCAACTTCGAGGGGCGTTGGTAACTCTCATTACAGAATTGATTTCTGCCTTATCGGACAACCCACCAAATTCTTAAAAAAGCTTTACCACCCAATTTTTAGGATTATTTAACTGTTAGTAAGCGGAGCGCCCAGCGTCCAGTCAGGACAGCCGTTATTGCCAATGGCAGCCGCATAGAAAAGGGAAGTGCGATCGCACTTCCCTTCCACAAAAACGGCCTTTTAAGTTCTTCCCCGAGAAAAACCGGATTCTTCTACGCAAGCACAGTAGACACTTCTCCTTTAGAAAAAACCGGGACTCTGCTGCGGTGCGAAGTTTGCCCCTGTCTGCATAGGAGAATCCCGGTTTTTAGGCTTAGACCTCGGGTTTAGGCTGAGTTAAACCGCTTGCGTTTCCTTCGCTAAGAACTTCTCTAGCTCCGTCAGCGCATCTGCATCGACCTTCGTTTGCATCGGGCAAAACTTAGGCCCACACATCGAGCAAAACTCAGCGGTCTTGTAGATGTCGGCGGGCAGCGTTTCATCGTGATATTCCCGCGCCCGCTCCGGGTCTAGCGACAGCTCAAACTGGCGGTTCCAGTCGAAGTTATAGCGAGCGTGAGACATAGCATCATCGCGATCGCGCGCTCCAGGCCGATGGCGCGCAATGTCAGCGGCGTGAGCGGCGATCTTATAGGCAATCAGGCCAGCCCGCACGTCTTCAGCATTGGGCAGACCCAGGTGCTCCTTAGGCGTAACGTAGCAGAGCATGGCGGCACCGCTCCATCCGGCTAGGGCTGCGCCAATGGCGGAGCTGATGTGGTCATAGCCTGCGGCAATGTCTGTCACCAGCGGGCCGAGCACGTAGAAGGGCGCTTCTGAGCATTCCTCCAT is from Pseudanabaena sp. FACHB-2040 and encodes:
- a CDS encoding DUF5615 family PIN-like protein; translation: MLRLYADEQFPLPVVQRLRAIEYDLLTVQEAGQANQRVPDEEVLQFAIQENRAALLKIAVILFACMDN
- a CDS encoding Uma2 family endonuclease; translation: MSSLMLPITLDLSDVHLTDEQFYQLCLSNPNTPLERNAQGALIVMAPVGGDSGSREMELGADLTLWNRQTQLGKVFSSSTLFKLPGGGDRSPDAAWVENSRWLALTPEQRQNFPPLAPDFVIELRSRTDDLEPLRAKLQEYIDSGVRLGWMFNPQDQQVEIYRQGQPKEVCQLPTLLSGEAVLPGFVLQVERFEAA
- a CDS encoding LamG-like jellyroll fold domain-containing protein produces the protein MVRTLVDFTFDSLQLSNPDGSLATPIRHSAAADVGGSLTTLVQSATVTDGPRMTPLGNYPKAVDMGKNGRASVQVAGLAVDFRQFTLRVVFQANGPVDQRQNLIESNRLPFALFLTPRAGTTDFDLVASVAPKAHGWQAATSQFATGLKVNQWYTADLVYDIDTVALFVDGRIVSVHAFPQGRIEPLAGSDLYIGTWVDGQRNHFDGKFAAVQWLAGIPKDLEAALDERREHPEWFITHKLESLRATHNLGAAASALTYDQAIDAYVQRYDKGALMYHDGIGAAFEIHGSIYTQYQAMPNRTALGYLVSDEEKATNPNGRKSIFSKGAIYWSSNTGAVPVLGQIYLDYEALGESRALGFPTKAAQRIAGGLEQEFQNCRMYFKDSDTNAHEVHGNILTKYLTLGGPSKWGFPITNESDVRKNGAVVGKFSEFEHCTVYWSGQTGTFEVHGDIRRKYLDLGGPAGELGFPTSDEKDIPGASPGRHNTFQTGSLLWYGSGSSIIIARPFKVFIGRIDTDETEGWGMGQNDIYVKVTLQEGSSTLYSKRHPSDGDFGNKNIIDLNLTIPNVITPNVNKTVTLTVDVWDADPGNDDHIGTWTKVLNMANAWGLRENGGILNSGAFSRINAIMASVKPQVNINSLSETEKFWGVVNRGTDNLSYSQYASAFSDVDSEAEWWDATDWLEKAFYELVVKDLAENGNCFGMSLEAIYARKNSSLFSLPLNRFTDWNTVRPELNVKHCYQVGASAIWWFMKEFVTGNTHDPKDVFNRTRAEFNRGNHPVLCVAQNYNFSGAPHCILPVGWDSSTKPWKMTICDPIFPNQLRTLTVNPDDNTFEYMGDSTYRGGAWSGGRLHYMPFSALNTAPRTPIWDAILLILSGTILILGDDAETASITDLNGNDINAFGSRATSQLQNGRPLNGYFVGFKGYDQSQGKGTVAGELLMRMNPTNNNVVLGAGAVSPAVLSHLALGELADSRGLRAIRDAVRNDPLPTELIEARTLHRVVNDPAVLESLQPATREMLVNAVQANRLGDFRHEVRGVRDGQFRYALKQGLNQFLMTSGMATAEQTEVTCKDMDTSKNMLQVKPDRDKLMQMEIDQKLGVGRDRIKVKINQLPGSRDRNLQFNLRPGLGGIDVMPASDRVDAQVEVEANINGSTIRRRFNVPMEGGTRLKVSTMLSDNVLEVSNIDQVFGPSRQVRMIQDQT
- a CDS encoding DUF5615 family PIN-like protein — translated: MTENRRDFVRLHGQLTAHAGIIVCSKNLDWDNYAANIHKLLKGKDTIAGELIRVTRPSL
- a CDS encoding DUF433 domain-containing protein, encoding MTLQDLQPYLLALSPAEKAQAVQLLVQSLSGTWTGIEKSPGVVGGDACIVGTRIPVWDLVHYRRLGASDAQILEAYPQLTATDLANAWAYDTVFTDEVEAAIRQNEAA
- a CDS encoding helix-turn-helix transcriptional regulator; translated protein: MARVGKALKQVLEMYGISQNKLAMTMGVARPNVNRWVLEQRDPAGDIIFEIKEALRQLNPEAAETFVQLYLGNCDNLE
- a CDS encoding rhomboid family intramembrane serine protease, which produces MVPVKDYNPINTTPYVTYGLIALNILIFIYELTLPSYSLLGFFRTWAVVPAELSTSFATGVSAVNIEEWLTLVSAQFLHGGFLHVAGNMLYLWIFGNNVEDRLGHVKFLIFYLLCGTIAGLAQWFFAPFSEVPSLGASGAIAGVMGAYIFRFPDVRILTIVPLGPFPFPVRIPAIFYLGIWFLQQAAYGVASLEAPTNIGMENGGVAYWAHAGGFVIGALLGPLFGLFRGQDNTIPVEIAESEQPNP
- a CDS encoding peptide ABC transporter substrate-binding protein: MQKTHLQRMWQHFSLPTPQTPLPLPQHLSPPPSTFSSPLTPHCDGPWPVSDHREPVRILVVGTAHGIDTIVHTLYAKGFAHISEWSRLMPHSPGKLMRILTRYVRLD